Proteins from a genomic interval of Oncorhynchus clarkii lewisi isolate Uvic-CL-2024 chromosome 13, UVic_Ocla_1.0, whole genome shotgun sequence:
- the LOC139424670 gene encoding axin-2-like encodes MSRALTDHISSSFREDAPRPPVPGEEGEASCHTPSKHAKMRAQNKAKAVTVASPCSTPRRNEDGLGEPEGSASPDSPLARWTKSLHFLLGDQDGAHLFRTFLEREKCVDTLDFWFACNGFRQMDLNDTKTLRVAKAIFKRYIENNSIVAKQLKPATKTYIRDSIKKQQIDSAMFDQAQTEIQSTMEENAYQMFLTSDIYLEYVHTGCENTAYANHNGLGSLKLMCGFLPPLIEEEEWRCDLKAKTLASVVGLSANALRATASIRTAAEVLENGYRSHRRGDAACPYFVNSGYVFAPATSANDSEISSDAMTDDSMSMTDSSVDGIPPYKLGTKKQLQREMHRSVKINGLVSLPHFPRTHRLPKEMTPVEPLAFAAQLISRLEKLKREQDTMSSLEERLQQIQEEEERDESDLPSAVPLHHPLLHTSSGADEDAQAILDEHLSRVLKTPGCQSPGVVRHSPRSCSPDRPSAALVPFLGPSYPGASKGPLTGSRQSTKHIHHHYIHHHTATGPKSKEQIEAEAAQRIQCLCPSGGADYSDFTLGHCSSLPKRPGKPCEGIRLSQANGGDGVTSPPHLPLDSTDRSQNVWQWILESERQGKNKPHGSTQGLKKIHLPEPSTPKTLPGRTHSSWGGVGGHLRGGHHPAHPFIQDPAMPPLPPPNTLAQLEEACRRLEEVSKPPKQRHSTSSLQRDRSHPLPFPSGYPPLISPALQTDEWKEPKKSISGASVSGCDLVVTYFFCGEEIPYRSMMKTHSLTLGHFKEQLSKKGNYRYYFKKASDEFECGAVFEEVWEDGALLPMYEGKVLGKVERMD; translated from the exons ATGAGCAGAGCGCTTACAGACCATATCAGCAGTAGCTTCCGAGAAGATGCTCCCCGTCCCCCGGTgccgggggaggagggagaggcgtCATGCCATACTCCCAGCAAACATGCCAAAATGAGAGCCCAAAATAAGGCTAAAGCTGTCACCGTCGCGTCTCCCTGCTCCACGCCGAGGAGGAACGAGGATGGACTCGGGGAACCTGAGGGTAGCGCGTCGCCGGATTCACCCCTCGCCCGGTGGACCAAGTCGTTGCATTTTCTCCTTGGTGACCAAGACGGTGCTCACCTGTTCAGGACCTTTCTGGAGCGGGAGAAATGCGTGGACACTTTGGACTTTTGGTTCGCCTGCAACGGTTTTAGGCAAATGGACCTCAATGATACCAAAACGCTGCGAGTTGCCAAAGCTATTTTCAAGCGGTACATTGAAAACAACAGCATTGTTGCCAAGCAGTTGAAACCTGCCACTAAAACCTACATAAGGGATAGTATTAAGAAGCAACAGATAGACTCTGCGATGTTTGACCAAGCACAAACGGAAATTCAGTCAACCATGGAGGAGAATGCGTACCAGATGTTTTTAACTTCCGACATATACCTTGAATATGTGCACACGGGGTGCGAGAACACGGCTTATGCCAACCATAATGGTCTCGGGAGCCTCAAGTTGATGTGCGGATTTCTGCCACCTCTCATtgaggaagaggagtggagatgTGACTTGAAGGCGAAAACGTTAGCCTCTGTGGTTGGACTATCTGCCAATGCGCTACGGGCCACTGCTTCCATTCGGACTGCGGCGGAAGTGCTGGAGAATGGGTACAG GTCACACAGACGCGGAGACGCGGCCTGTCCCTACTTTGTCAACTCGGGCTATGTGTTCGCCCCCGCCACCAGTGCCAACGACAGCGAGATCTCCAGCGACGCCATGACGGACGACTCCATGTCCATGACCGACAGTAGTGT AGATGGGATCCCTCCATACAAGCTGGGCACCAAGAAGCAGCTCCAGCGGGAGATGCACCGCAGCGTCAAGATCAACGGCCTGGTCTCGCTACCCCACTTTCCC aggacacacaggctGCCTAAGGAGATGACGCCGGTGGAGCCCTTGGCCTTCGCCGCCCAGCTCATCTCCAGACTGGAGAAACTGAAGAGGGAGCAGGACACCATGAGCTCCCTGGAGGAGAGGCTACAGCAGATCCAGGAg gaggaggagagggatgagagtgaCCTCCCCAGTGCCGTCCCGCTCCACCACCCCCTGCTTCACACCTCGTCCGGCGCCGACGAGGACGCCCAGGCCATCCTAGACGAGCACCTGTCCCGGGTGCTCAAGACGCCCGGATGCCAGTCGCCCGGCGTGGTCCGCCACTCGCCCCGCTCGTGCTCTCCCGACCGGCCCTCCGCCGCCTTGGTCCCCTTCCTGGGGCCCTCCTACCCGGGGGCCTCCAAGGGCCCGTTGACTGGGAGCAGGCAGTCGACCAAGCACATCCACCACCACTACATCCACCACCACACCGCCACCGGCCCCAAGAGCAAGGAGCAGATCGAGGCCGAGGCGGCGCAGCGCATTCAGTGCCTCTGTCCCTCAGGGGGCGCCGACTACTCAGACTTCACCCTCGG CCACTGCAGCAGTTTGCCCAAGCGGCCGGGGAAGCCGTGCGAAGGCATACGCTTGAGCCAGGCCAACGGCGGCGACGGGGTCACGTCCCCGCCCCACCTGCCCCTGGACTCCACGGACCGCTCGCAGAACGTCTGGCAGTGGATCCTGGAGAGCGAGAGGCAGGGCAAGAACAAACCTCACGGCAGCACTCAGGGGCTGAAGAAGATCCACCTCCCGGAACCCTCCACGCCCAAGACACTTCCCGGCCGAACGCACTCTTCCTGGGGAGGCGTGGGGGGTCACCTCCGTGGAGGTCACCATCCGGCCCACCCCTTCATCCAGGACCCGGCCATGCCCCCCCTGCCCCCGCCCAACACTCTGGCCCAGTTAGAAGAAGCCTGCAGAAGGTTAGAGGAGGTCTCCAAGCCCCCCAAACAGAG GCATTCAACGTCCAGCCTTCAAAGAGACAGGAGTCACCCTCTGCCTTTCCCCAGTGGATACCCGCCTCTGATCAGCCCCGCACTTCAAACAGACGA GTGGAAAGAGCCAAAGAAGTCGATCAGCGGCGCGAGTGTGTCTGGCTGTGACCTGGTGGTCACCTACTTCTTCTGTGGTGAGGAGATCCCCTACCGCAGCATGATGAAGACACACAGTCTCACCCTGGGACACTTTAAGGAGCAGCTTAGCAAAAAAGGCAATTACAG GTACTACTTCAAGAAGGCCAGCGACGAGTTTGAGTGCGGGGCCGTGTTCGAGGAGGTATGGGAGGACGGCGCCCTTCTGCCCATGTACGAGGGCAAGGTCCTGGGTAAGGTGGAGAGGATGGACTGA